In Acidobacteriota bacterium, the sequence ACGTTGCCGAGCGAGCGGTTCATGGCCTTGCACATGATCTGCGTCAGGATGAGGCCCGACGCGCCCACGAGCGATCCGGCGATGATGAGGACGCTGTTGTCGAGCACGAAGCCCGTGGCGGCGCCCGCGAGTCCCGAGTACGAGTTGAGAAGCGCGATGGCCACGGGCATGTCGGCGCCGCCGATGGGCAGCGTGAGCAGCACCCCGAGGATTGACGCCGTGATGACGAGCGCCAGGTAGGCCCAGTAGGCCTCGGGGTTGACGCAGATGTAGGCGCCGAAGCCGAGGGCGACGGCCGCCAGCAGGAAGTTGACGGCGAGCTGGCCGGGGTAGTGCACCGGCGCGTCGGGCAGGAAGAGCCCCTGGAGCTTGTCGAACGCGACCAGGCTGCCCCAGAACGTCACGCCGCCGATCAGGCCGGACGCGGCCGTGGCGACCGTCATCTGCAGCGTGGTCGCCTCGACCGGCGTGTCGATGAGGGCGCCGCCGGCTACCAGGGCCGAGGCCGCACCGCCGAAGCCGTTGAGCAGCGCGACCATCTGCGGCATGGCCGTCATCTGCACCTTGGTGGCCAGCAGCACGCCGGTCGTCGCTCCGATCACGAGACCGGCCCCGATGAAGGCCCAGCCCTCGAGCGTGGTCGTGACGATTTCCTGGTTGAAGAGGGTGGCCACGATGGCAATGAGCATGCCCGTGGCACCGAACAGGTTGCCGCG encodes:
- a CDS encoding NAD(P)(+) transhydrogenase (Re/Si-specific) subunit beta, which gives rise to MRDSLINIAYLVASVLFIFGLKGLTHPRTAVRGNLFGATGMLIAIVATLFNQEIVTTTLEGWAFIGAGLVIGATTGVLLATKVQMTAMPQMVALLNGFGGAASALVAGGALIDTPVEATTLQMTVATAASGLIGGVTFWGSLVAFDKLQGLFLPDAPVHYPGQLAVNFLLAAVALGFGAYICVNPEAYWAYLALVITASILGVLLTLPIGGADMPVAIALLNSYSGLAGAATGFVLDNSVLIIAGSLVGASGLILTQIMCKAMNRSLGNVLMGALGPGGQTATADEVYGGKIKAASPEEIAMLFDNASRVVMVPGYGLAVSQAQHTLRELGSLLESRGIEVEYAIHPVAGRMPGHMNVLLAEADVDYDKLKEMDEINPSFEQTDVVLVIGANDVVNPLARTDPTSPIAGMPILDVDKARTVVVVKRSLSPGFAGIPNPLFALDKTLMFFSDGKKAIVDLINAIKAS